From Weissella confusa, a single genomic window includes:
- the rpmA gene encoding 50S ribosomal protein L27 gives MQLNLNNLTMLAHHKGGGSSANGRDSAGRRLGTKRADGQDIKAGSIIYRQRGTHIYPGVNVGRGNDDTLYALTDGVVKFGRLGRDRRQVSVVTREEYKQIIAK, from the coding sequence ATGCAATTGAATTTGAACAACTTGACGATGCTTGCCCACCACAAGGGAGGCGGATCTTCTGCCAACGGTCGTGACTCAGCAGGTCGTCGTCTAGGAACGAAGCGTGCTGATGGTCAAGACATCAAGGCTGGATCAATCATTTACCGTCAACGCGGTACGCACATCTACCCAGGTGTAAACGTTGGTCGTGGAAACGATGACACGTTGTACGCTTTGACTGATGGTGTCGTAAAGTTCGGTCGTTTGGGCCGTGACCGTCGCCAAGTATCAGTTGTTACTCGCGAAGAGTACAAGCAAATCATCGCTAAGTAA
- a CDS encoding glycoside hydrolase family 3 C-terminal domain-containing protein, producing the protein MTQQLTHEEARRQAKVIVDQMTIDEKIGQIKYEAPAIDRLNIPEYNYWNEALHGVARAGVATVFPQAIGLAATFDDHLINEIADVIGTEGRAKYNEFTKHEDRDIYKGLTFWSPNVNIFRDPRWGRGHETYGEDPFLTSKFGVAFIKGLQGQAKYLKLAATAKHFAVHSGPEGLRHGFDAVVSDKDLYETYLPAFKAAVEEADVESIMTAYNAVDGVPASVSEMLLKDILHDKWSFEGHVVSDYMAPEDVHENHKYTKDAAETMGLAIKAGLNLVAGHIEQSLHEALDRDLVTEEEITNAVISLYATRVRLGMFANDNEYDAIPYEANDTKAHNNLSELAAEKSFVLLKNDGVLPLRKETMEAIAVVGPNAHSEIALLGNYFGTPSRSYTILEGIQERLGDDVRVHYSIGSGLFQDHAAEPLAKADERESEAVIAAEHSDVIVAVLGLDSTIEGEEGDAGNSQGAGDKPNLSLPGRQRQLLERLLAVGKPVVVLLASGSSLQLDGLENHPNLRATMQIWYPGARGGLAVADVLFGAVSPSGKLPVTFYKNTDNLPAFEDYNMAGRTYRCMADEALYPFGYGLTYSSVALSDLQVKPYEDTATVTATIQNIGNFDTDEVVQVYVKDLESEFAVPNAQLKGFKRVYLGKGAKQTITFDLRPQDFEVFDAQGRNFIDSDRFEISVGVSQPDARSIALTGVQPLQTELSLAGSQTTH; encoded by the coding sequence ATGACCCAGCAACTCACGCACGAAGAAGCCCGCCGCCAAGCTAAGGTGATTGTCGACCAAATGACGATCGATGAAAAGATTGGCCAAATTAAGTATGAAGCCCCAGCCATTGACCGTTTGAACATTCCGGAATACAACTACTGGAACGAAGCGTTGCACGGTGTAGCGCGTGCTGGTGTGGCGACGGTTTTCCCACAAGCAATCGGACTTGCAGCAACGTTTGATGATCACTTGATTAATGAAATTGCCGATGTCATTGGAACGGAAGGACGTGCAAAGTATAACGAATTTACGAAGCATGAAGACCGTGACATCTACAAGGGATTGACGTTCTGGTCTCCTAACGTGAACATTTTCCGTGACCCACGTTGGGGTCGTGGTCACGAAACGTATGGTGAAGATCCATTCTTGACGTCAAAGTTTGGCGTGGCATTCATCAAGGGATTGCAAGGACAAGCGAAGTACTTGAAGTTGGCTGCAACGGCAAAGCACTTTGCTGTTCACTCAGGTCCGGAAGGTTTGCGTCACGGATTTGATGCCGTTGTGTCAGACAAGGACTTGTATGAGACATACTTGCCAGCTTTCAAGGCCGCCGTTGAAGAGGCTGATGTTGAAAGTATCATGACAGCGTATAACGCAGTTGATGGCGTACCAGCCTCAGTTAGCGAAATGTTGTTGAAGGACATTTTGCATGATAAGTGGTCATTCGAAGGACACGTTGTCTCAGACTACATGGCCCCAGAAGATGTGCATGAAAACCACAAGTATACGAAGGATGCCGCTGAAACGATGGGCTTGGCCATCAAGGCAGGATTGAACTTGGTCGCTGGACATATTGAACAATCTTTGCATGAGGCATTGGATCGTGATTTGGTAACTGAAGAAGAGATTACCAATGCGGTGATTTCACTGTACGCAACGCGCGTTCGTCTAGGAATGTTTGCAAATGATAATGAGTATGATGCTATTCCATACGAAGCGAACGATACAAAAGCACACAATAATTTGTCAGAACTTGCGGCTGAGAAGTCATTTGTTTTGTTGAAGAATGATGGTGTTTTGCCACTTCGCAAGGAAACGATGGAAGCGATCGCCGTTGTTGGGCCAAATGCGCACTCAGAAATCGCTTTGTTGGGTAACTACTTCGGGACACCATCACGTTCATACACTATCTTGGAAGGTATTCAAGAGCGCCTTGGCGACGACGTACGTGTCCACTACAGCATTGGGTCAGGATTGTTCCAAGACCACGCCGCTGAGCCATTGGCCAAGGCTGATGAGCGCGAATCAGAAGCGGTTATTGCGGCTGAGCACTCAGATGTCATTGTGGCAGTCTTGGGACTTGATTCAACGATTGAAGGCGAAGAAGGTGATGCTGGTAACTCACAAGGTGCTGGTGATAAGCCAAACTTGTCATTGCCAGGTCGTCAACGTCAATTGTTGGAGCGCTTGCTGGCCGTTGGTAAGCCTGTGGTTGTTCTATTGGCTTCAGGATCATCATTGCAATTGGATGGTTTGGAAAACCACCCTAACTTGCGCGCCACTATGCAAATTTGGTACCCAGGTGCTCGTGGTGGATTGGCTGTTGCGGACGTCTTGTTTGGTGCGGTGAGCCCTTCAGGAAAGTTGCCTGTAACGTTCTACAAGAATACAGATAACTTGCCAGCCTTCGAAGATTACAACATGGCAGGACGCACATACCGTTGCATGGCGGATGAGGCATTGTATCCATTTGGTTATGGTTTGACGTACTCATCAGTTGCGTTGTCAGATTTGCAAGTGAAGCCATATGAAGATACGGCAACGGTGACGGCAACGATTCAAAACATCGGTAATTTTGACACGGATGAAGTGGTTCAAGTATACGTGAAGGATTTGGAATCAGAATTCGCGGTGCCAAACGCACAGTTGAAGGGATTCAAGCGCGTTTACTTGGGGAAGGGAGCGAAGCAAACAATCACGTTTGATTTGCGTCCACAAGACTTTGAAGTGTTTGATGCGCAAGGACGTAACTTTATTGATAGTGACCGTTTTGAAATCTCAGTTGGTGTTAGCCAACCAGATGCGCGCTCAATCGCGTTGACGGGTGTGCAACCATTGCAAACTGAGTTGAGCTTGGCAGGTAGTCAAACGACACATTAA
- a CDS encoding isochorismate synthase MenF, producing MSFPSEKQLRDRFAQAENAVYFATADKRARYYGFGIAEELIGASFEEVADWAKQQRYLVFGGFAFDDQNVTESQLMNGYFVLPAVLYDITDQYLWGRETNPFGAPYRQDAVAITATTDEMDWPERVNDAIRDMANNEAHQKVVLGRQRQVTLSGHLNLAQLLADLADQQPNSYHMVIKRGDEVFISATPERLAKVNRGQFETAGVAGTIRRGTTDAEDEQLADELLHDAKNLQEHAYVVDTIVDRLADVADLTLPDGPQIMKNPQVQHLYTPIAGKLRDANTVLALAERLHPTPALGGKPVDWAMATIAQIERQPRGLFAGPVGVVKPNGDGEMIVGIRSMWVTGTQANLFAGAGILADSNADSEYAETGLKMQPMMNLLEGQVK from the coding sequence ATGAGTTTTCCATCTGAAAAACAACTCCGTGATCGATTTGCGCAAGCTGAAAATGCCGTTTATTTTGCAACAGCGGATAAGCGTGCACGCTATTATGGTTTCGGAATTGCAGAAGAATTAATTGGGGCATCATTCGAAGAAGTCGCAGACTGGGCGAAGCAACAGCGCTATCTGGTCTTTGGTGGATTTGCATTCGATGACCAAAACGTAACAGAGAGCCAACTAATGAATGGCTATTTTGTGTTGCCAGCGGTATTGTACGACATCACGGATCAATACTTGTGGGGACGTGAGACGAATCCGTTTGGCGCACCTTATCGCCAAGACGCAGTTGCAATTACAGCAACGACGGATGAAATGGATTGGCCTGAACGCGTGAACGATGCCATTCGGGATATGGCTAATAATGAGGCGCACCAAAAGGTTGTGCTTGGTCGTCAACGCCAAGTAACGTTATCTGGTCACTTGAATTTGGCTCAGTTGTTGGCGGATTTGGCAGATCAGCAACCGAACAGTTATCACATGGTGATCAAGCGTGGGGATGAGGTGTTTATTTCAGCGACGCCTGAACGCTTGGCTAAAGTGAACCGTGGACAATTCGAGACGGCCGGTGTGGCTGGCACAATTCGTCGTGGCACGACGGATGCTGAAGATGAACAGCTAGCGGATGAACTGTTGCATGATGCGAAGAATTTGCAAGAGCACGCGTATGTCGTTGACACAATTGTTGACCGCCTCGCTGACGTGGCTGACTTAACTTTGCCAGATGGCCCACAAATTATGAAGAACCCGCAAGTACAACATTTGTACACACCAATTGCTGGAAAGTTACGTGATGCTAACACGGTGCTGGCGTTGGCAGAGCGCTTGCATCCAACCCCAGCCCTTGGTGGTAAGCCAGTTGACTGGGCTATGGCAACAATTGCGCAAATTGAACGTCAACCGCGTGGCTTATTTGCTGGCCCGGTTGGTGTTGTGAAGCCAAATGGGGACGGTGAAATGATTGTCGGCATTCGCTCAATGTGGGTGACTGGCACGCAAGCCAATCTCTTTGCCGGTGCGGGTATTTTGGCCGATTCAAATGCGGATTCAGAATATGCTGAAACTGGGTTGAAGATGCAACCAATGATGAACTTACTAGAAGGACAAGTTAAATGA
- a CDS encoding ABC transporter ATP-binding protein, translated as MMNRGRMSPSEMKAYLKESDTTLTEMLKFVFGSVLKRKSLLVLNMVLLLIIAGLNFIVPQFTQRVIDHAVALKSVPALTVQVSLLLVTTLALGVVSFISTYLMQVLSQRSITDLRLQTYNRILKQDYDYFQSAKTGDLMVRLTSDISSLQNLISSDSFGIIGNIFTFVAVLTFLFIQDWQLALLVSITFPVLFVTIRFFRARIREAYTKVRATSSQISNQLQGTITEIELIKSYTTEDEETRRFKDIVEEQNTYQLEATRWQAIFQPLVNFINTIGTAIVLAFGGLLVIQGHLTVGELVAYLSYLALLQDPIRSFSRLLNMLQTAQVSYDRTKDIMGAVETIKNSDDPQPFPSPLQKGIELENVTFSYDLERVASLNGINLMIPAGKTTALVGRSGAGKSTLIRLLTRFYERTGGEIRFDDMKIEDIDIRNLRQHISIVSQDVTIVDGTIADNIRYGSGDVSDERLWDAAERAAVADFIRGLPDGMNTTVGERGVKLSGGQKQRLSIARALVKDAEIVILDEATAALDNESEKIIQHALDNLMTHKTTIVIAHRLSTVHNADQIVVLNDGRIVERGTHDELLAQGGTYKTLYDAQFE; from the coding sequence ATGATGAATCGTGGCCGGATGAGTCCTTCTGAAATGAAGGCTTATCTAAAAGAATCAGATACAACATTGACGGAGATGCTTAAGTTTGTTTTTGGTAGCGTCTTAAAGCGTAAGTCATTGTTAGTGTTAAACATGGTGTTGTTGCTTATTATTGCAGGCTTGAACTTCATCGTGCCACAATTTACGCAACGTGTGATTGACCATGCAGTGGCGCTGAAAAGTGTTCCTGCCTTGACTGTACAAGTGTCACTATTGTTGGTCACAACGTTGGCTTTGGGTGTTGTGTCGTTTATTTCGACTTATTTGATGCAGGTGTTGTCACAACGGTCGATTACCGACCTGCGTTTGCAGACGTACAACCGCATCTTGAAGCAAGACTATGATTATTTTCAAAGTGCTAAGACTGGCGATTTGATGGTTCGCCTAACCAGCGACATCAGCAGCCTACAAAACTTGATTAGTTCAGATAGCTTTGGCATTATCGGTAATATTTTTACGTTCGTGGCTGTCTTGACGTTCTTGTTCATTCAAGATTGGCAGCTAGCATTGTTGGTTAGCATCACGTTCCCAGTGCTGTTTGTGACAATTCGCTTCTTTCGTGCACGCATTCGTGAAGCGTACACCAAGGTTCGTGCAACAAGTTCACAGATTTCAAATCAACTGCAAGGGACAATTACTGAAATTGAGTTGATTAAGAGCTATACGACGGAAGATGAAGAGACACGGCGCTTTAAGGATATTGTTGAGGAACAAAATACGTATCAACTCGAAGCAACCCGTTGGCAGGCGATTTTCCAGCCATTGGTTAACTTCATTAATACGATTGGGACAGCGATTGTGCTGGCGTTTGGTGGCTTGTTAGTTATTCAGGGGCACTTAACTGTGGGTGAATTGGTTGCCTACTTGAGTTATTTGGCTTTGCTACAAGACCCAATCCGTTCATTCTCACGTTTGTTGAACATGCTACAAACGGCTCAAGTCTCGTATGATCGCACCAAGGACATTATGGGTGCGGTTGAAACGATTAAGAACTCAGATGACCCACAGCCATTCCCAAGTCCTTTGCAGAAGGGGATTGAATTGGAGAACGTGACATTTAGTTACGATTTGGAGCGTGTGGCGTCATTGAATGGCATTAATTTAATGATTCCAGCTGGTAAGACAACCGCGCTAGTTGGCCGTTCAGGTGCCGGAAAGTCAACGCTAATTCGTTTGCTGACACGTTTCTATGAGCGTACAGGTGGCGAAATCCGCTTTGACGATATGAAGATTGAAGATATCGACATTCGCAATTTGCGTCAGCACATTTCAATTGTTAGCCAAGATGTCACAATTGTTGATGGCACGATTGCGGACAACATTCGCTATGGTTCTGGGGATGTCAGTGATGAGCGTCTCTGGGATGCAGCTGAACGTGCAGCGGTAGCCGACTTTATTCGTGGCTTGCCGGATGGCATGAATACCACCGTTGGTGAACGTGGTGTCAAGTTGTCTGGCGGTCAAAAGCAACGGTTGTCAATTGCCCGCGCGTTGGTTAAGGATGCTGAAATAGTTATCTTGGATGAGGCGACGGCAGCATTGGATAATGAATCCGAAAAGATTATTCAACACGCCTTGGATAATTTGATGACGCACAAGACAACAATTGTGATTGCTCACCGTTTGAGTACGGTCCACAATGCTGATCAAATTGTGGTATTGAATGATGGTCGAATTGTCGAGCGCGGGACGCACGATGAGTTGTTGGCACAAGGTGGCACATACAAGACGTTGTACGATGCACAATTCGAATAG